One Thermoplasmata archaeon genomic region harbors:
- a CDS encoding CopG family ribbon-helix-helix protein has product MRKRNNLEVLSFSLPAELVRGLDALSRKVGYTARSELIRDAIRLLIKRHQKLERLEGMAEGIIIAIYDHSAEKKVSELRHRFTDIVRSYTHCDFDLNDRRCCEVLIFRGEAGRVRGLANGMQAIKKVDEIQVFIAR; this is encoded by the coding sequence GTGAGAAAGAGAAACAATCTCGAGGTTCTGTCTTTCAGCCTGCCGGCGGAGCTCGTGCGCGGGCTGGATGCCCTGTCCAGAAAAGTCGGGTACACCGCGCGATCCGAGCTGATTCGAGACGCCATAAGGCTCCTGATAAAGCGCCACCAGAAGCTCGAGCGTCTCGAGGGTATGGCGGAGGGGATAATCATCGCCATCTACGACCACTCTGCGGAGAAGAAGGTCTCCGAGCTCAGGCACAGGTTCACCGACATCGTCCGCTCCTACACCCATTGCGACTTCGACCTGAACGACCGGAGATGCTGCGAGGTCCTGATATTCAGAGGAGAGGCGGGGAGGGTCAGGGGACTCGCAAATGGAATGCAAGCGATAAAGAAGGTGGATGAGATTCAGGTATTCATTGCCCGATGA